From the genome of Gracilibacillus salitolerans, one region includes:
- the rplL gene encoding 50S ribosomal protein L7/L12 codes for MSNEQIIEAIKEMSVLELNDLVKAIEEEFGVTAAAPVAAAGAGAGEAVEEQTEFDVVLESAGSSKIKVVKAVREITGLGLKDAKDLVDNAPGAIKEGIAKEEAEEMKSKLEEAGASVELK; via the coding sequence ATGTCTAATGAACAAATTATTGAAGCAATTAAAGAAATGTCCGTTCTTGAATTAAATGACTTAGTAAAAGCAATCGAAGAAGAATTTGGTGTAACTGCAGCAGCACCAGTAGCAGCAGCAGGTGCTGGCGCTGGAGAAGCAGTTGAAGAACAAACTGAATTTGATGTAGTACTAGAAAGTGCTGGATCTTCTAAAATTAAAGTTGTTAAAGCTGTTCGCGAAATCACTGGTCTTGGACTTAAAGATGCTAAAGATCTTGTAGATAACGCACCAGGCGCAATCAAAGAAGGTATTGCAAAAGAAGAAGCAGAAGAAATGAAATCTAAGCTAGAAGAAGCTGGAGCATCAGTAGAATTAAAATAA
- a CDS encoding class I SAM-dependent methyltransferase, with protein MDQYFSQSPDAASNPQTWSYQLEGQTFTFTTDNGVFSKNEVDFGSRVLIETFRTPDIDGPLLDLGCGYGPISIALAATHSDRSVLGVDVNERALSLAEKNAKQNKITNVTFQESDILSNVSGQSFAAILTNPPIRAGKQVVHQMFEEAKKALLSNGELWVVIQKKQGAPSAKKKLSELFEEVEVVKKEKGYFVFCAK; from the coding sequence ATGGATCAATACTTCTCGCAATCTCCTGATGCAGCAAGTAACCCACAAACGTGGAGCTATCAACTGGAGGGGCAGACTTTTACTTTCACAACAGATAACGGTGTCTTTTCCAAAAACGAAGTCGATTTTGGTTCACGTGTATTAATTGAAACATTTCGTACACCGGATATAGATGGGCCGTTACTTGATCTTGGTTGTGGCTATGGTCCGATAAGTATTGCTTTAGCAGCAACTCACTCCGATCGCTCCGTTCTCGGCGTAGATGTAAACGAAAGAGCATTATCATTAGCCGAAAAAAACGCGAAGCAAAATAAAATAACTAATGTAACGTTTCAAGAGAGCGATATATTATCCAATGTTTCTGGCCAATCATTTGCCGCAATTTTGACCAATCCTCCGATCAGAGCCGGAAAGCAGGTAGTACACCAAATGTTTGAGGAAGCTAAAAAAGCTCTATTGTCAAATGGGGAATTGTGGGTTGTCATTCAGAAAAAGCAAGGAGCACCTTCAGCGAAGAAAAAATTATCCGAATTATTTGAAGAGGTAGAAGTAGTGAAAAAAGAAAAAGGATACTTTGTTTTTTGTGCAAAATAA
- the rplJ gene encoding 50S ribosomal protein L10: protein MSKVIEQKKQVVSEIAEKLRDSQSTILVDYRGLDVAEVTELRSQLREAGVEFKVYKNTMTRRAVEEAELTELNDVLVGPTAIAFSKDDIVAPAKVLNNFAKEHEALEIKGGVVEGSVATLEQIKELADLPNYEGMLSMLLSVLQAPVRNFAYATKAVAEQKEEQGA, encoded by the coding sequence ATGTCAAAGGTGATTGAACAAAAGAAACAAGTTGTTTCTGAAATTGCAGAAAAACTTCGTGACAGCCAATCAACGATCCTTGTAGACTACAGAGGTCTTGATGTTGCAGAAGTTACGGAATTGCGTTCACAACTACGTGAAGCAGGCGTGGAATTTAAAGTGTATAAAAACACAATGACGCGTCGTGCGGTAGAAGAAGCTGAACTTACTGAATTAAATGATGTTTTAGTAGGTCCTACAGCTATCGCATTCAGTAAAGATGATATTGTGGCTCCAGCAAAAGTTTTAAATAACTTTGCAAAAGAGCACGAAGCATTAGAAATTAAAGGTGGCGTGGTTGAAGGGTCTGTAGCAACACTTGAGCAAATCAAAGAACTTGCGGATCTTCCAAACTACGAAGGAATGCTTTCTATGCTACTCAGCGTACTACAAGCACCAGTACGAAACTTTGCATACGCAACAAAAGCTGTTGCAGAGCAAAAAGAAGAGCAAGGTGCGTAA